TGTAATCGTGATTTCACGTTATGTGCCACTGTCGGGTAGGCTATGTGCAACACAGCGGCCTTACTGCACTGGGAGCAAACGAGGAGAGGTCACGAAAGCGCTCAAGCGTGCTACCAATCTTGCTGGCAGGCACGAGATTATCCACGTTCTGTCGACGCTTTCAATTTGGTTCGGTCCTCTGGCTACAGCATCGCGCATTGTTAAAAGACGATGACTGTCGTGTTGTATTCATGTGTTGCTTACAATCGTTAATTTGTCTTTACATTTTCCATAGTCCAAAAAATGTGGCCAAAGAAAGGTTTAAACGTCGCATGGAAAAACTCAGACGACATCATGATGAGTGCACGAGGAAACATTCACCGAAGGTAATGCATTTTAGCCGTATCAATGTCATGCTTTCATTTCAGTAGCTTGTTAAGAAAATACTCACAATCTGATTGAATTAAAAGCAGACAAGATAAATATCCATGTAAAATCTAACATTTCATGCATTACACATTTGTTAAAAGACCTATGTATTTCATGCACTTAAAGCAatacttcaccattttttcatattgaactatgttattcccttaactaatacgggttgatgcatacctctcacgtttcaatgcgtgcactcactggctctggcgcgcggcacaactttgatagcacttagctagcccaatgcattcattaggatccaaacagagatgaagttagaagcgaccatacacctccatgttttcctattaaaatacagttacacgagtagtcacacgaccaagtatggtgagacaaaataaaacatggtgcatttctaagcaggtaaagagggataactatattgtgtggcgcagtaatatcctcactttttaactttcagtttcactttggagtgaggatattactgctgggagtctaagtgctcccagtattattccgccacacaatagttATCCGTTTtatctgcttagaaatgcaccatgttttattttgtctcaccatacttggtcgtgtcactactcgtgtaactgtattttaatagggaaaacatggaggtgtttggtcacttctaacttcatctctgtttggatcctaatgaatgcattggaccgcgcgccagagccagtgagtgcacgcattgaaacgtgagaggtatgtatcaactcgtcttaattaagcgaataacatagtttaatatgaaaaaaaggtGAAGAGTTGCTTTAAAGGGGGGGGAAGGATTTGCATAACTAAAGTTCTGTTATAAACTTATTTCAGACAAAGGAAAGTCCGAAGCAATCACCAAGGTCTGACACCATGACACATCATCAGGACCCAGATGATGAACCCCCACCTCCCTATAATGAAGACACCTTTGCCTTGCAGATGATGTGTACAGAAGTCTTGGTGGGTttttacaaatgtattattattattattattattgttattattattataattataattattatgatGTATAAACTCCGTTGAAAAAACGATGTATGAAAACAGAGTATATCTCAATGTGAACAGGAGGATTCAGAGGAAAAACTAGACAGTTCCACAATGTCAGATGTTTCCAAGCTCTTAGCCAAACAGTCATTGTCTACACAGAATTCATTGGTAAGAATTACATACCATGATGTCATCTATAGCATAATTTCTCTGAAGGCAAATATTCTGTGTAGAAGGACAAGTCACTAAAACTATGTCCACTATGTCCATAACTGAAGTTTATTTTTGAGGCTCTAATGACGTAACAAGACGGTCAGCAATTAGCCATTCACTACTCACTATTCTACACACCATCACTCTGACTGCACTGACGGCTGGTTGAAAAATAGTCTTGTTGCTACAGTAGGTGAACTCAGAAATGTTCAGGCCAATGCAACATCCTGACGTTCTCTATATTTTCCTGCAATTATTCAAATTGAATTTCCTTGCAAGTTAAGAATGATGATGGTACATTGAGTTATTTTAACAGGGTATGTAGTCACAATTGGAACAGGCTGGATGAAAAAAGTACTTGATATTGGTGGTCTCTTTCCAGGACAGTGACGCGGATACAGTCATTTTTGAATTGCCCAGTTCTTCTGCAGCATCAGAAGCCCAAGAAGTTCCAAAGCTAGAGAGGACTGAGAGTGTATTTGTaagtgtcagtctctctctccctcgtcatctctctcccgctctttgGTGATTTCATAactgtattgttatttgtaTCTTGTTACATGGTTATACGCATTTAAACAGCATAGACATGGCATATGAAGTACACAACATTATGACTCTAGGTCTTTAACAGGTGATGCCACACGTGTTTCATAGTAAATTTTCTGTAGGCTTGTTTTATTTGGATGTTTAGGACTTAAATTGAACCCTACATATATCAACTTTTATTATGGTTTTAGACTGATGCCAGTTTTCTATTTACAGCTTACTAAAAAATCATTACACATCGGTTCAGCTTCAGATGACAGCTTCTCAGATATAGTTAGCAGCATTGAAAACAGCGATGATGACTTTGTGCCGGATTCAGAGAGCTGTTCAGAAGAATCTGAAGAGAGCCCTCCATGTGGAAAAAGGAGACGTCTGTCACAGACCAGTCTCTCATCTCCCAATGTGACCTTAGACAGCAGTGATGATAATTCATCTTCCATGAATGCAGCCCAACAGTCTTCCTCTCCTGAAGATAAGGAGACATCAACTCAGCCAGTCGAGGATGTCAACAGTGATGTTTCGGTAATGAAATTGAAGAAGACTGCATATGGCCAAAGAGTGTACAACAAAAAGCAGTATTGCTTTTACTGCTGCAAACCATTCAGCAAGATGGCAAGGCACTTGGCCCAAATACATAAGGATGAGGTGGAGGTTGCAAAAGCACTTTCTTTTACGAAGGGGTCTAAAGAAAGAAGGGTTCATCTAGATCTTTTGCGTAACAAAGGGAATCGTGCACACAACGTAAACGTTCTGAAAGCAGGCAAAGGTGTATTGGTGCCACGTCAACAAGCAACTGCCAAGCAGGTAGACGTGAATGACTATGTGCACTGTTTACACTGCCAAGGGCTGTTCAGACGAAAGGCTCTTTGGAGGCATATGGCAAGGTGTAATTTGGCGAAGAAGTGCCAGCTCACAAAACCAGGCAGATCTAGAGTTCAAGCACTCTGCGCATATGCACAGCCTGTCCCTGAAGGGGTAAGTAAGAAGTTATGGAAGCTCATAAGTGACATGAAGCAAGACAAAGTAACACAGGCAGTTAAAAGTGATGTATGTATCATCAGATTTGGAGAACATTTGTGTAACAAAATGGGCAATGACAAAACTAAGCACGAATACATAAGAACTAAAATGCGTGAGGCTGGAAGGCTGTTGGTGTGTGCCAAGAAAAGGGGAACGCTAAATGCAATCAAAGACTTTTTCATACCTTCAAACTTCTACAATGCCATTCAGGCTGTTAAAGACACAGCAGGATTCAAAGATGAAGAAGAGGTCTTCACAGTCCCCTCTTTGGCTTTGAAACTGGGCCACACCCTCAAGAGAATGGCGGATATTGCTGAATGTGAGGCAATGATGGCAGGAGAGGAAAGCAGCATACAGAATGTGAAGCGCTTCAAAGACATGTACACCACTAaatggaatgagtgtgtgtcagcatcAGCCTTGAAAACCCTGAGAGAAGCAAAGTGGAACTCTCCAGAACTTCTTCCTTTCACAGAAGATGTCAAAAAAATGCATATGCACCTCAACAAGAAAACTAAACAGTATCAGGAAAAAATCAAAGCCGAGAAAAACCAGAAGAATTGGTCACAGCTTGCCCAAGCGACTTTGTGTGAGGTAATCCTATTTAATCGCCGAAGACCTGGAGAAGTCTCAAAAATGAAATTGAACACATTCCTTCTCAGAAACACTTCAGTCTTGCATTCTGATGTTGCTGATGCCTTATCTGAAGTTGAGAAGAAGCTCTGTCAGCATTTCCAACGCATTGAAATCCGAGGTAAGCGAGACCGAAAGGTCCCAATACTCCTGACTCCAGGCATGCTGGATTCAATGGATCTACTTGCAAAGTCTCGCCAAACATGTGGTGTACTGgatgaaaatcctttttttttttcgacacCCATGACTGAGAAATCCTACTACCATGGCACATCTTGTATCAGGAAAGTTGCCCGGGAGTGTGGGGCCAAATATCCAAAGGCTCTTTCATGCACAAAGCTGCGGAAACATGTGGCTACAGTCTCTAAAGTGCTTAATCTGAAGGACACTGAGATGGACCAGTTGGCGGACTTCATGGGACATGACATTCGTGTGCACAGACAGTTTTACAGGTTGCCTGAGGGGACGCTGCAGCTAGCCAAAATCAGCAAGGTGCTGTTAGCCCTTGAACAGGGAAGAGTTGCGGAATTCAAGGGTAAAAACATTGAAGAGATCAACATTGAGCCTTATGGTAAGGCACAAGACATTGCAGCTGTTCTTATATCCAATCACATCTAGTACACAGCTACTTCAGTATACAACTAAAACTTGAATGCATTTCTCTCCACATTGCAGAGAAGCTGAATTTAGTCAGTAACATGTCTGAAAGtgaagatgaagagagtgacagCGAGATGCCACAGCCAAAGAACACCAGGCGACCCCAGCGTCCTTCAACATCTACAGGTAAGAACATCTGTGGTCTGATGAAAATTCTAGGCCTAATTCAAACTGTCTTGTCCCTGCAGACTTACAAGTatgcctttgtgtatgtgtgtctttcagaCGAATGTTTGGTTGACAGCGAGTCTGCAATGCCACAGCCAAAGAAGCGACGACTATCCCCTTCAACATCAACGTCTACAGGTAATGCAATGGCTTTAGGATGATCTTTCCTGCTTCATCATTGCATCAAATCTCCCTCATATTGTTCCTCTGTCTAGTTGAcattaaacattacattttatttttcttgtttCAATTTAACAAAGTCTAACTGTGTGCAACCTATGTGCAGTATCAATAGGCTGTTGTTGCTACATGTGTTGTATGCTTTTTAATATTTATGTTTTGTGTATGGTATGGCAAAACTCATGAAGTGTTTCTTTTGATTTAATTCCAGAGGAACTTCCCATTAGCAGGAGGTCTACAAAGggaagaaggaagaaaggaggaaagatgCCTTCAAAATCAGGTAAAGAACTGTTGAACTGAGAACTTACTTGCGTAGGTACAGTTATGAACTGCAAGAACTTAAGTTGGATTTTGACCAGATGTTTGCTCTAGCATACATTGCTTGTATAGCATATACTATTTAAGTTTTAGCATATGCTATATAAGTTTTGGGGCTAAATGTTGTGATTTTAGGTGGGTCAAAATCCTCAAAAAGGGAGTGGACAGAAGAGGTGAAGGCAGTTGAGGACAGATGCTTATCCACTTCAATATCTTCAACCTCTACAGGTAATGTAGCATTTTACTTTATTGTTGTATTTTATCAAGGTCTAACGGTGTGCAATGTATGTGCAGTATCAATAGGCTGTTGTTGCTACATGTTTTGTATGCTTTTATTTttctaatgtttatgttttatgtatgcTGTGCCAAAAATCATGAAGTGTTGTGATTTTAGGTGTGTCAAAACCCCCCAAAAGAAAGTGGACAGAAGAAGAGGTGAAGGCAGTTGAGAACAAACTGATGGATTGCATCACATCTGGCAGGGTACCAGGGAAATTGCAATGTGAAGACT
The genomic region above belongs to Sardina pilchardus chromosome 20, fSarPil1.1, whole genome shotgun sequence and contains:
- the LOC134067036 gene encoding uncharacterized protein LOC134067036, with translation MNAAQQSSSPEDKETSTQPVEDVNSDVSVMKLKKTAYGQRVYNKKQYCFYCCKPFSKMARHLAQIHKDEVEVAKALSFTKGSKERRVHLDLLRNKGNRAHNVNVLKAGKGVLVPRQQATAKQVDVNDYVHCLHCQGLFRRKALWRHMARCNLAKKCQLTKPGRSRVQALCAYAQPVPEGVSKKLWKLISDMKQDKVTQAVKSDVCIIRFGEHLCNKMGNDKTKHEYIRTKMREAGRLLVCAKKRGTLNAIKDFFIPSNFYNAIQAVKDTAGFKDEEEVFTVPSLALKLGHTLKRMADIAECEAMMAGEESSIQNVKRFKDMYTTKWNECVSASALKTLREAKWNSPELLPFTEDVKKMHMHLNKKTKQYQEKIKAEKNQKNWSQLAQATLCEVILFNRRRPGEVSKMKLNTFLLRNTSVLHSDVADALSEVEKKLCQHFQRIEIRGKRDRKVPILLTPGMLDSMDLLAKSRQTCGVLDENPFFFSTPMTEKSYYHGTSCIRKVARECGAKYPKALSCTKLRKHVATVSKVLNLKDTEMDQLADFMGHDIRVHRQFYRLPEGTLQLAKISKVLLALEQGRVAEFKGKNIEEINIEPYEKLNLVSNMSESEDEESDSEMPQPKNTRRPQRPSTSTDECLVDSESAMPQPKKRRLSPSTSTSTEELPISRRSTKGRRKKGGKMPSKSGGSKSSKREWTEEVKAVEDRCLSTSISSTSTGVSKPPKRKWTEEEVKAVENKLMDCITSGRVPGKLQCEDCIRSAPSVLKHRTWEAVKFYIKNRITAYQRECGKRK